Part of the Cydia fagiglandana chromosome 2, ilCydFagi1.1, whole genome shotgun sequence genome, aaaaatacaaatacaaatacaaatacaaatgcgtttatttcattactttttacataagttcttaggtatagtgtataagggttaggtaggtaattagtccatcttaggtataaggagtaagtaggtaagtattaatcTAAACATTGTGCAACAAATTGTGTAAGTAATGAAAAAGGTGCGGGTACAGCTTGCTGAATTTAAACCCGCCCTTGGTCAGCTAATTGGAATGGTATTaagattacataatatttaaattatgaaattcacataaaaaacaaaacattagtATTTGACAATAGTTTCCTTACGGGGTATTTAATACAGAAACAGTATTTAATAGCATATGTTTCGTgtggttaaaaattaaaaagtaaaaccgggctcggtgattttcactcaaaatttacatgtatctaaataattcatcttaaattgcaaccgtgtgagagtctttgtataaaatgacttattgtgaacaatttttgttatgtatttatatccctaatcgtaatatatggtgctgaattaacaatatcattcggaTTCAAGGGAAATTCGTAACTGTAAGTATGTAAGCAATGTCTACCACCATaatttatgacgtcacaaatggcGTGTGAGCAGTAGCGTAGCTAGGTAGCTAAGGGCCCTGgggcaaattaaaaaatgggGCCCCACTGCTATGTAAACTGATTAAgttttatcaaataaaaatatgaaatatacaaatacttcaaaAATGCTAAGCTACTTGCCCTGCCTTGCCCTGCCCTGCCCTGCAGTGCACAAAAAAGAGCTTAGCGATGTTACGATTCGACTTCACAAATCGGTTCAAACCGATTTAGTTCTGAAGTCGACTAAATCGACGTGAGTGTTCCGTAAATCGACTTAAGATACGTTCACCCGCTCTAAACGCATCCTTTCATATTTGTTGATGCGTCACTTTCATTTGACATATTGAGGATTAAAATGTACGCAAATCGGTTTCAAACCACGAAGAAAAATGTTGCCATGCACATTGCCGCCATTATTGAGTCGAAACTTGATATCTACAGGTAAcgtaaaatgaaacttattgTTTATGTTGTAAGGTTCAATTTCGCATGGGCTTTAAAGCGATTGATTTGGCGGTATACTTGGATCGGTTTGGCAGTTTTGCGCCGCGTCGATTTTCTAACTCAACGATTCGCGGATTCTTTCCTGCTTGCTCGTATAGTGCTTTCccgttttagctttagaaattataaaattgtgattactacaaaactaaaaaaatattacaaaacttttaAGTCAAAATTTTTGCTGTCGATCGGATCGAACAAAGCGTAAAATTGACAATTCAATTTCCTCAACTCAAAGACTACGGACCGGTTTGAACTACTGATACTTAAAAAGTAGAAGTTAAATCGACTTggccaaatcggtttgcaaaccgatttgggtTTAAATCGGAATCGACTTATTCGGTTTGAACATTTTTCGATTTGGCCCATCACTAAAAGAGCTTTCTTTTTTGTGCACTGCAGGGCAGGTAATAATAGTATTAAACAGTAAcaacataaattacaattaatacTGGGTGTAGGTTTGGTTTGGATAATAAAACGAAATAGAGAAGATTCAAGGGTTTATTATATAATGGTCGGGCCTAACAACTGACTAAATAACaattatatttacaattttttcctAGCTTTAGTTTTCGCAAAAGTATCAATGACTTCGTTTAAATCCAGGCTTGATGCGGTTTTGTTTTCAATTGCTATTAGCGATAAATGTCGGAGTCGAGTTTGGCCCATattatttcttaaataattttttattatttttaatttgctaaATGACCTTTCAGCTGCTGCAGAAGTGACAGGAATTGTAAAGAATAATAACATTGCTGTAAATACTTCTGTTAGGTCGCATTCTAGCACTCCATATTTGCTCATTATTTCCTTACATAATTGGTGAACAGTCCATGCTTGAGTTAGTTGAGGTAAAACTAGgtggtaaatattaataaattgaaGTGAAAAACTAGGGCCTATTATATCTGAATATTTTCTTTGGAATTCGTCACACTTTTGTAATAAAGTTGCTTCATCAACATGTAATAAAATAGTTGGTGTTAGAAAATCGAATATATGACAGACTGCACTCATACCAATAAAACGTGTATCTAATTGAGATATTACTGTGTCTAGTACATTATTGAAAATCtcaatttcaaatattttttctcgGTTTGGAAATCGGTGATCAGCAGCTAattcatcaaaatgttttttaacttttctttGCCTTTTTTCTTGAAAATGGGTATCAATACCATATTTTCTTGCAGTTTCACTGGCTTTGCACTTGAATAATTCGAAATCATTTCTATAAATTTGCAACTTTGCTTTGGTCTCTGCTAAAACTTTACTCGCCTCGCCCAAATTAATGTCGCATTTTTGTAAAGTTTTGGATGCATAATTGATGTCGTTCAATACACTGTGCATGAATTCGCAAAGCAACACGAACTCGAAATTTagcatttttgttttaatactCTCTGCTTCACTACGCTCATCTTTATTAGGGCTCTTTAGAACTATTTCTGATAATGCTTTGATAATATCAAAATAACGAAGTTTTATTGCAGATATCGTATTGACCCTACTGGACCATCTAGTCGGATTTAGTTTTTTTAGAGTGGTGTCCGATTCACCAGTGAATTTTGACAGTAGATCCCAACGTTTGATGCTGTTTCCGAAAAAGTTATACAAATCTTGCAACGTTgcgaaaaaaatctgtattccCACACAACTGCTAACGGCATCATTTATCACCAAATTTAAATTATGAGTGGCACAATGTACGTACTCTGCGTTAGGCTGGATATCCTTAATATGTTTTTGTACACCATTATACACACCACTCATCACACTGGCTCCATCATAGCCTTGCcccacacatttttttaaatcaatatttttgTCGATAAATAATGTTGTCACTTGGTTGACTAAATCTACTGCGCCATGTTTGATGGCTGCATAAAAGCCTAGAAACACTTCTTTTACTTCTATATCAATTGGCTGTCCATTTTCCGATCTGGTTATTACTGCATACCTCACAACAATGCTTAGCTGATCTACCTTCGATACGTCCTGTGTCGTATCCATTATGATGGCAAAAAACGGTGACGCTCTAATTTGTTCTAGTAGATGGGTTTCGAGTTTGGTCCCCAAGGTCTCAATCATTTCATTTTGAATTGTTGCACTCAGATATCTTGTAGAtcctaaaaacataaaaaaacacaatttcaAAAAAGTCCTGATAAACagttaattattataaacaaaataaaacgataaaaaaacttagaaataattattattaccttTGGGCATATCCAATACTTGCCGCAAAATGTGATCATATCGGGCGACAAGCTCTACAACGGATAGAAAATTTCCGTGGTATCCTTCCTGACTTAAGTCTTCTTGATGTCCTCTCAAAGCCAAAGAACCCTTTGCTAGGGTAAGTATGATATCGAATAACCTTTGAAGAACCATTCTCCAAAATGATGCTTCTTTGCGAATTTCATTTTCAAGTTCCTTGTCGATAGTATTAGTAtcattttttttccaaaattcaTACACAGCACATGCTTCTGAATGGCCACTCGAACAACTGTGTTGTTTAATTCTTTCTGATAAATGCTTCCAATCTCGAATTCCCGTACACCAAACATTATTCCTTTGTGAAGCAAATAACCAGCAGGGTTGACAATAGGCAGCGTCTAGTATTTTGGAATAACACAACCAAAAACGATTAACTGGCCCATATTTAGAACATGAAACGTAGTACGATTTTGAAAAACACCTATTGTTCTGGTTGATGTCTGTTGGAAAAGGTCCTGAAGGCTGTAAAGGCCCCATATCAAGAATTTGACGTTTTTCGTTATCACTTAATATTTTGTTCGTGAAGTTTCCCAAGTCATAAGAAGATTTGTCGTACACATTTTCGAAAAATGTAGAGGTCTGTGGTTCCTCCAAACCCTCCGCTCTTATGTGTGTCATGCAAACATCATCCACGTTCACATGATCGGCGGCGGAGGTATCTCCAACTGCAATAATTGTCGAATTTTCTTCAGTAGGCTTCTCAACCAACACTGCAGTTACCACATTATTTGAGTCACTATCAATAGAAATATTTTGGCCAGATGTACTTGCAGAAGGCTGACTAAAAAACTTGTCAATTTTGGGCAATTTTTGTTTACTATCTTCTCTTTCTTGGCGTTGTTTGCGTTTAAATGCACCACTGGGTTTCTTATTTTTATCCATAATTTTAGTTTtctaatttaattaaacaatacaatgTTAGATTGTGctcgagtaggtaggtactcactgTTCACTGACGacgttaaaagtaaaataaaaggaaagagAAACACAATCATACGCTACAAGTGTCGTTGGGGAATCCCCTGAAAAAAAATTTATCACCGTTAGTGTTACCACATTTAACGGTGAAGACCATGAACGATCTCCTGCCCGCGGACCTGAATCAATGTACCAACTGCAGCCACTGACTGACTTACATTTTTTCACGATATTTCGCGTTATACAATAATACAATGAGCTGTAGCCGAAATCTATAGATTTGACACGATTTATTGACTTAACGGACATCAATATgagtctcggagtaattaacaatggagccgccattaacaggcgtacccctctgtcgaaaataggcggccaatggtcaacctcatgtcaaccatatgtatggactgacttttatctgacatgacgtagtacctatacatttgatgtgcccctcccccgcaaaaaccggcagactattttgtaccgaaaattttagacatggcgtctccgtttaTATCCTCCAAGATATGAGTggtaaaatcaaataaaattgaACCACTATATTGACCAGTACAAaaaagtttattgacattagcttactaatgccggctacatacgtaacgataaatcgtagcgataaaactgtgcagtccgaactgcgcagttttatctgccgtgtgtatgacaaatcgttacgataatcgacaacgatttgtcatacacacggctgataaaactgcgcagttcggactgcacagttttaaagctacgatttatcgttacgtgtgtagccggggttacTCCTGATACAGAATTAATTTTTAACCGTtctcgaaaaaaaaatcttaatagtggtaacagactatcgcaccgcaccaaggtcattgtgcgacgcacccataagtaagagcgagaaagcgatatctctttctcgctcttatcggtgcgtcgcacaatgaccttggtgcggtgcgatagtgtgttatgGCCTTAACTCGAATTCACAATAAAACGCACATCGATGGATAATAAAACGCACATATCACTATCCGTCAAATTGACAACACTGCCAACCTACAGAAAGAATTTAGGGGAATTCCCTAGGCATAACTTTTGAATTTCTCTCAACTGAGTTGCCATGATTAAAGTGGGGTTGCAACCTGTCATATTTATTCTGAAAATGGGAGAAATTTCCAAAAGTTCAGTTCGATCGAGATTTCTGGTAATGATTCGAGGGCCCCCTGAGCTTGAGGGCCCCGGGGCACTGCCCCGCCTAGCCCCTAGGTAGCTACGCCGCTGCGTGCGAGGCGTTTTCGCGCGAGTTTTAAACTAGctataataaaatgcaattatttatgttaaatcttatgagtatagctgaaatattgtgtttttcggaaccaatacaagtgtaccgacaatattaaaagggatttcaaaatttgtcatcaggCCAATTATGGAAATGCCTAAGGGTTAACCCTTAACGCGCTAAAGTTAACTGACGCAGCGGCTGCAGGTCCACACCCGACAAGGTCCACGACGCGCCGCACACGACAGGCGAGGCGTTCAAAGGGTTTACTCGCTCTCACATCGCAATTACCAAGTTTCTAAGACGGGGGGCGTATTTACATGAACTGCTCAGTTAGATACTAAACTCCATCTTCCATCTCATATTGTACCTTAATGTTGAACAGAGAAAGGTTGCTTTTGATTCACGGTATTTATACGATATTGATAAATTACTTGCAGTAGTTGCAGTCCATACTATAAATTGTCTTTGAAGTCGTAAGTGTACCGAATTTCCCATTATTTAGCGGTTAGAAGTTATGAATTTGAGAAACTCCATCAAATGTTAATTTAAGACTATAGAGGCTTATTTTGGGAAGTTCTTGTTATAATGTACTGAAACTTGTATTGCGAAAGTTTTAACTGTTGCGATTTCAATGAATACTTGTAGTTGGAACTAAATTACACGCATAAAGTTATTCGGAgatatacattattattattgtatttatttatttttcttcttaggctaggtcatttataacttataacatgaatataaaagtaaaatacaaaaacacataaaaacaacaaaaaataaatataaacacattataaaaaacctaacctagggtgccgccagtaATGATCCATTATTACTTATTGTCATTATTGTTTTAAGTCTAGAGGTTAAAGGCGTAAGTTCAGATTCTTCTTCCACTTTCACTGGGCGTGAgcgacggctcgattcgggaaatgaattagagactcactagatatgaaatagtacctaaagacatgtgacgttccagtgcaaaaggtaccttacgcggctggcgccgcgattcgggaaatgaattagatattcactagatatgaaatagtgaagatatgtgacgttccacagacaaagttaccttatggcggccggcgcttatgtcgcatagcgccggaataatattggagcggcgttaatgatagcgtaagccccaaccgccataaggtacctttaaccgtcggacgtcacatatctttactatatcgtttatagttaatctctaattcatttcccgaaacgCGCCGAGAGTCTCGGCTGTGCGAGCCCGGGATCGCGGATAtcttttttataaatgttttttatgttttattttttttagttagttTCTACAAAAAACAGTAATCGATGGgttcaatcaaaaataaaattatgcatgtttgaagcaattttcatatgtatttttaggttttttgttttttttctatcgaggaAAGTTGTTCACTCAGGTTTCGAATCAATGTAGTTACTCTAGAAATGCCTCAAGTTTGTGATTCATATTTATTGGCAACCGATAGTGCAGTATTCATTGTTTTTTCATTGTTATGAAATTTGTTATACCTATTCAAAATTAATATCTTGTTCTAGTCAGTTCTATTAGTTTGCCTTGTTAAAATTAGAATTGAAATTTGTAATTCATATTCATTAATGCTAATATCAACATTAACAATAGTGTGGAGCGAAAAAACGTTCTTTTTTTTCTGTATCGTATCATTTATACTTTCAGATCAGAGGTTTTCATGAGAAATTTCAACATTCTAAATCGATATCTTCAGGTGCCGCATTAAGattgaaattttggaaaacCGGAACAAATATTCCTTGTACCTACTACAGTCCTACATATTTTATAACAATATGCTAAATAGGAGCCACTACATTGTATTTGTGAGTTCGAAATTTCCTAACACTGTTTTAGTGCATTCCCGGAAAGGATCCTATAAACAGAGTTATAAATAATACACAAAGTTGTTCGTGTGTAAACAAACGTGTAACTTAAAAACAACTCCAAAGACCCGAATACTCACTGTTCCCGGATTAGGTACTTGTTCCTTGCTAGTTTATGTTAAGACTTGTGCAAAAGTTCGGGTCCTGTTTCCATAGAGGTAGTTTAATTCTCTATACGTGAAATTAATCTCAGGTATTTGTACCTACGAGAGAGAGAGCCAACGTATGATTGAGTATAGTACTAGAAGTAGTCCGTTACAAAACGTTTTGTACTTATTTGTTAACAAAAATTACTGAAACTTGAAATTTTAGACATGTACCTAAGcatttttcaaaacattatatGCGGCTAAGACAACCCTTCCAATACCGATATTATGTTCCTGTAGCTATATTTAATCTGGTATAATCTTACCTACTAAAGGTCACGCTGATAGAGATCCTATAAGTATGTCATCTAAGATCCTTCGagcttacatttttttttaatttgctgttttttttttcttttttttttcttacttttACTACAAAGTCGCTTGCCAGAGGTTAAAATGCAAATTTAAAAGCAGCTGGGTGCTAGTTTATCGAAACTTCCGGTCACTGCCCGTTTCTAAAGTCATCTTAATttataacaatatttaatatGCGTACAGCAAAATGCGCTTACCATAACTTTGACCTAAAACAATAATCTGAATAAACGCTATTAAATCCTGCGCTTAAAATACGAAGCAAAAACAAACTTTTACAATTAATTCCCAAAACACTGTTACCCTTTTAGCAATAATAATGAAAGGTACTAC contains:
- the LOC134672970 gene encoding zinc finger MYM-type protein 1-like — translated: MDKNKKPSGAFKRKQRQEREDSKQKLPKIDKFFSQPSASTSGQNISIDSDSNNVVTAVLVEKPTEENSTIIAVGDTSAADHVNVDDVCMTHIRAEGLEEPQTSTFFENVYDKSSYDLGNFTNKILSDNEKRQILDMGPLQPSGPFPTDINQNNRCFSKSYYVSCSKYGPVNRFWLCYSKILDAAYCQPCWLFASQRNNVWCTGIRDWKHLSERIKQHSCSSGHSEACAVYEFWKKNDTNTIDKELENEIRKEASFWRMVLQRLFDIILTLAKGSLALRGHQEDLSQEGYHGNFLSVVELVARYDHILRQVLDMPKGSTRYLSATIQNEMIETLGTKLETHLLEQIRASPFFAIIMDTTQDVSKVDQLSIVVRYAVITRSENGQPIDIEVKEVFLGFYAAIKHGAVDLVNQVTTLFIDKNIDLKKCVGQGYDGASVMSGVYNGVQKHIKDIQPNADSTS